Part of the Spinacia oleracea cultivar Varoflay chromosome 5, BTI_SOV_V1, whole genome shotgun sequence genome, actttcaATGTATGAACTCAGAATTTTAAGATAACCTAAACCTAAATCTCGAGCTTGAGatttggctctgataccatataGAATTTgagaaacagaaattgattcaaGAGAGAGGAGAACtcattctcattaatcaaaACAGAATCAATCGAATGAAAAATAAGAGGAGCTAGTGTTTATATACACAGTGAGTCAGCAACTATTCTAACAACTTGACTAACTAACTAACTACCTTGTAACAAACTTCTTGGagaagaaataataaatataagttAATGATGTCATAATCCtataaagtatgataaatgtatTGTCAAACATCAAATGTGGCCTATGCTTTACTAAGGAGATGAAAACAATACCTCAACCCACCAAGCTGACAAAATGAGAAAGATGATGCAACATTCAAGTGGCGCAAATACGTCACGTGGATACCCTTGAAGTATCTATAGTTCTATACCACATGAATACATGccataaattattaattttggtCCATTTAGATACCTCTCTAATCCCTTTCACATACTCCAACTAATATACCCCAAGTTATAAGTCTTACTTAAGCTAATAGATAATAGCGTAATTCATTAAATGGATCTTATATTCACTCTTTCAACACAATTATGTGGGTAATATGATCACTTGATGGTCTTATCcgagttactccctccgtcccttaatactcgcaccgttttgactggacacgtttgccaatgcacaactttgaccatcaatatatttaactacatattataaaaacttataaaaatataatattttgaaaatatatattaagacgaAGTCAACaacatattatatactaacatttgttttcatatactagaaataaaatagggtcaaagtgaattatgtgaatagtgtaaaaagtcaaaacggtgcgagtattaagggacagagggagtaaaaaTGATGAGTACCTTGGTGAGGTTCAAAAGCATTTCTCATTTTCACTTCTATTTTCAATTACCTTAGTATGATCTTGATCACTTTATAGCGACATTACTTATCAACTTATCATCAACGATTCGAGTCGAGTCAATTTCAATAGGTCCTCCAATTGTTCAAAGTAAAATTTTCCTTTGTCCCTTTTcacattttaaattttttggcATGGGAGTTGGAGACCTTAATTGAATAATTGGGGTTGCCCCCAACCCCACCACAAATGCATTTAGGTGTATATTTAAAGGTGATGAGAATTTATTTTCACACCATATTTGTGAGAGCATATAAATTTGTGATCTCACATAGGAGAGGGAGAATAGGccaatatctgatatgtattcaCCTCATTAAACGATAAAATAGAAATAAGAAAAAATGAAAGCAAGTGTCATTTTTCAAATAACATATGCCATTTTGGAAAAATTgatgccatttttcaaaaaccaatgcctttttccaaaaaacggatgtcattttaaaaaaaattgattttgtccTTTAGCGTTTGTCTTTTCCCTATTTTGTTGTTTAGTGGGTGATATATATTTGTGAAATACGTATCAGATATTATACTTCATCCATAGGAATGTCAAAATcaacttttaaaatcatttctCGATGCAAATTGCTACAATACCTGAAGGCATTGTAGCTTCAATAAGATATTAGGTTGTAGACTTGTAATAGAGGTTATGAGTTTGAAATCtgtaatatacgaagtatattttttttcataatgTACCTTTAAGTATTAAATATTTTGAATATGGGTCCATTTAACAAATAATCATTAAAAAAATCGTGAAATTGGAGTATTGCGATTTTACTATTTTTTTAGTGCTTGAAGTACAATGGATATGAGTATATGACCCCCTAACGAATAAAAAAATTAAGGTCCCATCACTGTTTAGTGTTTACAGGAATGTACACTTGATTATTTGTTTGGACATTGCACATTTATTTAGGCAACATATTTAATAAATTAACAGTAAGTTTTAGGTATATTTAGTAGTATTAGTATGTACTTGGCTTGTTTGTTTAGATCATAAGGATAATGATTTCTGATCCCTTCTCACTCTTAAAGCATATTTGTTTACAAGAGAACCATTATTCATGAGGGATAAAGATATGATAAAATAATCTCTTATCCCAATTTCCTCCTATTTGAATTTGATATCTGGGGGAGGCAGGCAGGTATATGAATGAGGATTTCTCATCAAAATGAGAAAAGACAATTTTATCCTTCAGAAGCAAAGTATGTAATTGCATCGTTTCCCTCTTCCTCGTGTATCTACGCCCCCCATTCCTGTATAGCTCCCTCGCCGCCATGATCACAAACCACCGCCATCATTAGACCATTATCTCACCAGTGGCCAGAAGCAAGCATTATGATACGTACTTCTCCTCTCTCATTCTCTTTATTTATATACTTTCTCACCTATGGCCATATGTAGAAGGTTCTttagaaataaaaaatagaaaataaatgagACTAATAATTGGTGGCAGGAGCCAGAgggagagaaaaataaaataaaaaatagccTCTAAGTTACAAAAATGGAGGACAAAGATAGAAAGGAAATTGGAGATGAATGTGGGTATTATCACCGTGTCATTCATAAAAACATTGAGAAAGGAAATCTTCCTTTTTTCATTAAATATTTATAAAagatcttgcacgcacaaagtgcAAATTACATTTATTGTATACCAAGATAACTTTTgcccagttttttttttttgtaatttttacctattttttttgtaacttttaatatatttttcttaacttttgtattatataaaaaaattgatagatagacatttaaagtgttaaatgattaatttttaaTACTATTAACgattttgaataaatattttttattaaaatgaaaaacgtTATCACTAAAAAGaagataacttttaagcatttggAGATACTTATTGTCcatttgtaaataagaatttgtgaaataTTTAACTTTACTATTTATAGGGGCAATATAGTAAGTTTGTTATTTTATCCTCAATATATATCCACTACTACAAggtggctcgactatccgattcgcccccAGCCCACAATGCTGGCCCGACTCTTCTCCTtcggcgcgaaaaccagcgaccgaccagcgggcccgctggtttctgcgCCCAACTGGCTTCCGCGTGGAATCATGTGCGTTCGTTTCGTGATCGTtcaattaaatcgtaacttatgtaattattactattttctattttgtttagaatttgggaagcatataaatacttcaagggaattaatttatttcccttATGTTTTAATTTCCTAGATTTTCCTTTTCACGTCATTTTCTATTCTTCTCTCttccattgttgaaccctaCCTTTTCAATATTCCAATTCatcaatctagaggtaattcaagaattgttttttcttaattcatttttattattttcgttcCTTAGATTAATTTTCCTTTGATTATAAAATTcgttcttattatttatttcgtgCTTGTTAGtttaattatgagcgagtagtcatTTTCTAGGAATAAGTAaaggaagccatgtttataccatgatcgGTATGCATTAAGGTTTGtaaatttatagattattgtttgagtaattccatttgatttgttttaattgttgattcatgtaattggccaatatcttgattgattatctagctaataggaattagaattgaaagATCATATTCTTAGAGGCTTGGTGCAATTGGTAATTCTGATTATgctagcgaccgtactgcatatgttggattGAAAGTTTTAAGACCCGACTGTAGGATtaacatgtattttaattactcggcttagtttattcattgtcaatttgatttgtgttcttggattggtataagcacggtgaaccgaacagacgccctagacctttaatttattgataaattacgcatttATATTATTGCTCTAGTTTTGTTAGTtaataatcaaaatcacatttctTTTATTGAAATAGTTTATATAATTGggaaaaaactaatagaacttgtctccttgtgggatcgacccgtatttgctaagtatctgctaacaacagatgTCGTgtacttgcggtatcactttttaactcatcaagtttttggcgccgttgccggggagacgacTAGATTCtgttagttttagtttgattatttgaactgtttctattgtctcattggaactctcagttccaattgaggcaaatcTCACTGCGTTTTCTTTCTTTGTTGTTTATGCCCAAGTATGCCAGAATGGGTACCTTGGTTCCTCCCGATCCCGATCTTGGAAAGAGCCTTCGTTAACTAAAAAAGAAACAGAAGAAGAAGCAGTCAGGGTGAATCACTTAGAGAAGCCTGGGATAGATTCAAGGCATTGCAGCGGTCTTGTCCGCTCCATAACattgaaaaatggttcttggttcagattttctaccatGGTTTGTAAGATGATACAAGAACACGGTTGGTTCTGCAGCTGGgggtgtttttcttgacaaagaagtggatgcaggctatgattttcttgccaatttAGCTGTCAACCATTACATCACCACCAGAACCACATCTAAAGGGCAAGATGGATGTCGATGCTTATGTCATATTGTCATCGTAAGTGGCAGCCTTGAATCTAAAGATCAATTCTTTGAAGACTCCTCAGTCCGGTACTCCCTCAATGAGTATCAATAATATGTCTAGTGTAGCTCCAGTGACAACTTCTTACTGTAAAGTATGTGGCTTCCAAGGTCACTTTGGTCATGAGTGCTCTTACAGTTCGCAGGATACTACGCAAATGGAGCAAGTGAATGCTTTTCAACAGAGACAACCCACTGACCCATATTCCAACTCATATAATCCGGGTTGGAggaatcatccaaatttctcatatcGAAGCAACAATGTTCAGAATCCTCAACCCCAGCAACAATGGTCACAACCACATGTTCCATCCACCTCAGCCACATGTTGCTAGGCCTCCATTTCAACAAGGAGCCTCACATAATGCTCCCCCGGGGTTTAATAGGCCCCCGCATCAAGGATATCAACAACAACCCCCTCAGACCAGTGCTACTCTAGAGCCTAACATAGGTGATATGTATAAGCTCATTGCAAATATGCAGAATACCGCAGAGATAGCTCAAAAGAACCATGATGAGAGCATCAAAGAGTTGAAGAATCGGAATAGAATGTTGGAAAATCAAGTTGCTCAACTTGCTGACACTCTATCACAAAGGCAACCGGATACACTACCAGGGCAACCTACTCCGCCCCAGTGTCAGAATAGAGAAAGTGCCAATTCTATCACTCCTAGAAGTGGCACTAAATATGATGGAACCCTGATGTCCACTGATGATGCAACTCTTGCTAAGGAGAACACAGATGTACCAGAAAAAGAAATTTGGGATGTACCTGGAGAACACAGATGTACCAGAAAAAGCCACATGTTGTGCAGGTTCCGGTTCCGGGTAACAAATttgggaacctgttgcaacaggttccggttccgggTAATAAATTTTTACACACTAATTTTAACGTGAGTACCCAAAATAAGGAACTGGGTCATATGAAAATGCTTCATATgcccaaaatataaaacaatccaagctaatttttggaaaatataaatatagaatGTAAACAATCAAAGCCCAAACCATAAAGTAGAtagtttttcaataaaatataaatattttacttaaattttcaaaattacagaatcggaacctgttgcaacaggttccacTTCCAGTTCTCATTTtcaggaacctgttgcaacaggttccgttTCCGGTTCTCATTTTAAGGTTCGGATTTTGGTTCCTCGAATTTCAACAGGGTACTCTGTTGTGCTCACCCCTAGGTATAGTTATGCAACGGACCAATAAATATTGCAAGtggatgaataaaaaaaatcagaatagAAAGTATAATTATAAACATTGTATTCACACATAGAATTTTTGAAACTGACTTAAACGAAGAGCATGacgaactttcaggaacggagaTAGTACAACCTAACacattaataagtcaattaaattatCTACGACTATACCGATCAAACcggggcgagtattaaggaacgGAAGGATTATATTGCAATGTATAAAGAAAAGTATGAACAACTTGTACATAAAGATCGTCCTCCTTAAATGGCGTGTCAAAGGGGCATATTGTACCTTGTAAGTATAAAGAAACGGACGAAGGAGTATTAAGTAGACACTTGACCATCGCGCTACCAAAAAACCTTATCCTTTGTTGTGGAGATGAGAAATGTGCCTAGTTGTATCCTTTCTTTTGCCATGtacaatttattaaaattttatttatccCAACGATGCTAATAACTTAAATTCATTATTGTAATATACATAGGGATTtatttttaatacaaaatataacaTAAAATACATGTACCTACAAAAGCCGAAAAACAGAAGAGTTTCACTTTCAGGAGTCATTGTTCATTTCTGCTACTTGCAGTTTCCAAGACTTGGAGTCTTCTAACTCATCCTGTCAACATTATCAACAAACAATCAGCATCTTCACGAGTCCGTGGAAGAAGTTCAATATGCATCGTATTAATCTCAAATCAATATAATTGAATCTCTAATCGTTTTGAATAAGAACATCGACACCGCCACCTTATCTCCATCTATGGCAATATATTTAGGAAGTTCAGACTTCACTATATACTTTACAAATCAATAGAGAAAACTTATAATTTGTcgtttcacaaaaaaaaaattaatggaaaACCAAAACAATCTCCATCTCTCACTCTATCAATTAACCCATGAACAGGTAAAGGTTCCTACAGCATCCTATCACTGGACTGACATTGCAACACCTTCACGGACAGGATGGGCCCAAAAGCACCCACTACGCAATTTCTGAATCCCCCCGAAAGCCACTATCATTTATCTTACCACTTATATTTAACTTAAATAATGAGTCATTAGAATATGGTTCTCACCTAAAATGTCAAATTTGAATACCAGTAAGAAACACAAATAAATTACTGTACACAAGAATACTCCTGTCAAACATATAAACATGATATTACAACAGTTGCTACACTATCATAAGTAATACTTCGTAGATTATTGAAAATTAAGCAGGCTCGTGTTTTCCAAATTCATATAAATTCATGAAGCTTGAAGCAGATATAACTAATTTTACCTGAAACATCTTCTCTCTCCATTGGAATACACAACCACGGGCTTCAAGATGTTCAAAAAGTGGCTGTGGAAGCAAGGTTTTGAACGAAGAATGAAGCTTGACTTTTGTCAACCCTCCACAAGCCAGTAGGGCTGATGCTAGACCTCTTGGGCTCAAGCCTTTCAAGTGCAAAATTGTCATGCTCTGAAGACAGCTTATGCTAGATAGGGACAACAAGCCGACATCCGTTATGGAAGTACATGACATGTTGATCTGTGAGTCGCACAAAAATATACTCATCAAACATTGTTCGCCCCAATATTTTACAGTAGACGCGATGCATTCGGATTGAGAGGAAGAAACAGTTGAAGTCTTGAGGATTTACAATAAAAACAAGCAGCAGAAAATACCTCCTTAAGATTCTGAGAAAAGTGAGCGAGAGGTAAGACTCCAAAATCGTTAATGTTGTAGCACTTCTTTATATCCAACTTAGTGAGGTGCTTACATCCAACTGCAATAGCTGCTATGCCAAGAGATGTCATAAGAGGACAACCTCGGCATTCTAATGTGCTTAATTTTGCACACTTTGATATTGAAATCAAAGAAGCATCCGTGATGCGTTGGCAGTACGATATGTTGATCATTTCTAGACTGGGACAACCACGAGCAATTGCTGTGATGCCTGAATCTGTGATGTCCATGGACCTGATCAAGCAAACAGCAGTTAGATAAATATAGGGGAATGGGTAattaataaagtaaaaacaaaaaacaagacATAAATGATCATCTCCAGTGCTTAAGCAGACCTAGTAGACTGAGGAAGTTAATAAACATCTTGGTATTCCTGTTTACAAGAAACACACAGTTTTATAAACCCAGCAATTTTGAAACTGTATGTAGGTACCATGATTTAACTAAGCCTATTGTTTTCCAGTGACCTTCTCTTCCAGATACTCTGTATGAATGGATATTTTATTCTATTCGAGATTCTCTACAGTAAATTCAATCCCTATATGAAAAAGAAAAGTTAATTTCACAGAATCATTGAGTGAAAATGTCATTGTTCTCTAGTATTTCTCCATATATTACAAGTTTCCGTTGCTATCTAACAAAAGAGAAGATGACACATTAATGAACAGTATTATGGTAGGAGCAAAGCTTAGCAGAATGTGAATATTCTATGTTTTCTGGTTCACGGGGAAATACTTGGTAAAGCAGCGTCTAATACACAAAATTTGTGGCTCTATCTTCTCAATCACAGTACCTTTTGAAACAATTTTTACGCGTAACAGACAACTGCTCTTAGGACTGAGAAACGTACAGACACCTAAACTTAACAGTGAAATGCATACATTAATCCACAAACCTGTACAAGTCAATTTCCACAAGCTTTGAACAACGATCGCCGATATAACTGAGTCCCACATCAGTTATGTTCAAGCAGATTCCAAGTTTCAGAACAGATAGATTTGAGCACTTGGAGATGGACTTTAAACCTGCATAGAAAAGCCAGTCTTAAGCTCACAGCAACAATGCACCACAAACTTCAGTAAAAGACGATAACAGATGCAAACATCGAACCTTCATCATCTATCTCATTATCAGTAAGGTCAAGCTCCTCGAGTAGATGGCATTTCCGACCAATCAGAACAAAGGCTTCCCTAGGAACGAGAGTACAAGACTCCATCCTGAGAGAAGTGAGAGAGGTGCAGGAATAGGCAACATGGGCAATAGATACGCAGGTTAACTTCCGACAACAAGTAATATCTAACTTCCTGAGCTCCTTTTGTTTCTTAACTAAGGAGGACAAGCCTTCATCCGTCACACCAGAGCATTTACTCAAGCTCAGCTCCCGTAGTGAAGCACAGTAATTCCCAATAGCCTGAAGACCAGAACATGTAACTAGGCAACCATCAAGTTTGATTGATTGCAATTTAGACAGCCGCTGCAAACTACGAGCAAGGTCAAGAGTGACCTGAAACCCAAGAAAAGATAAGGAACAGGAAAAATGACATacatattattttttgaaaCGAAGAGTAAAAATATCTTACAGGAGAACCATATGCTAAAGTTAATTGCTGCAGACAGCCAATCCCACTCGTTAATGAAGATAGGCCGGTGTCACTCACGTTCTGACAACTTGATATGTCGAGAGTCTACAAACACAAGCATTTCAATTAAGACAATCATTTTCTTTTAGGTAGCACCTTACAGAACAGCTATAGTATCATTCATGAAAGGAATCAAGGGTAAGCTTTATTTTTCGAGAATCGTGATAAAACCCCGCTTCAACATTTTCCAAAGCTGTATGTACCAGGATATAACAAAACATAAAATCAATCCACCCCAAGTATTCACCGACAGTGTGGAGATGACTCTCAATGGGTTTCAACCCATCGAATTGCATCCACAATTTTTGCACAAGTTATTTGACCAAGAGAGGAATTTTTAAAATACACACTGATTTTAGACAATCTTGAAGGATAAAAGAGAAATCCTATGAAATACCT contains:
- the LOC110800299 gene encoding F-box/LRR-repeat protein 3, which gives rise to MKKQRTSTMAKTSSSSPSSPSSPSTTNVFDLISEELVFIILDYLNDNNPQDKKSFSLVCKSFYSIESKHRRTLKPLRSEHLPSVLNRYPQISTLDLTLCPRITDFTLSVVATTACVNTLRFVDLSRSKFFTGNGLAALVASCRSLTALDLSNATELRDLAAAAIGEAKNLEKLWLGRCKLITDIGIGCIAVGCPKLKIIGLKWCLGIGDLGVELIAVKCKDLRTFDLSYLPITSKCLPAILKLQYLEELILEGCFGIDDDSLTLLKQGSKSLKTLDISSCQNVSDTGLSSLTSGIGCLQQLTLAYGSPVTLDLARSLQRLSKLQSIKLDGCLVTCSGLQAIGNYCASLRELSLSKCSGVTDEGLSSLVKKQKELRKLDITCCRKLTCVSIAHVAYSCTSLTSLRMESCTLVPREAFVLIGRKCHLLEELDLTDNEIDDEGLKSISKCSNLSVLKLGICLNITDVGLSYIGDRCSKLVEIDLYRSMDITDSGITAIARGCPSLEMINISYCQRITDASLISISKCAKLSTLECRGCPLMTSLGIAAIAVGCKHLTKLDIKKCYNINDFGVLPLAHFSQNLKEINMSCTSITDVGLLSLSSISCLQSMTILHLKGLSPRGLASALLACGGLTKVKLHSSFKTLLPQPLFEHLEARGCVFQWREKMFQDELEDSKSWKLQVAEMNNDS